The following is a genomic window from Rutidosis leptorrhynchoides isolate AG116_Rl617_1_P2 chromosome 8, CSIRO_AGI_Rlap_v1, whole genome shotgun sequence.
AAAAATGCTTCCATAGCACCCCATGTTTGAGGTGATATCCGTCCAACAATTCCTGCAACTCGTAGATGTTGGTTCAGGTGACGTGGCGCATTGTGTGATGCAGGTAAGCAGGTTTGTAAGATAAAATCACAGGTAGCAATTGTGATCCATTTAGTAATGAACAGGACAATTAAGTAGTGTATCATCTCAAATGGGTGACACCCATAAGTAAATGGATTGAATATTCCACCTTCTAAGTCATTTCATTCAGAGAAAGATACTTGTAACAATTTTGTTTGTTTAATCATAGTCGATGCATTTAAAATTTGTAGAAAAAATAATTAATGACAAAATACTATTAGCAGGTGAACCCAACTAGTCCCACCGTCCAGGCCCATGTCGACCCGTACTAAAATGGCCCATTTCAACCAAAACCTGTTTTGGCCCGTTACTCAAATGTATCCCATCCATCCACCCATTGCACTACCTCTCACTTTAATACAAGCAACACTTATAAGATGGACCCATCAACTTATCCAGAGCTAGATTGCAATGAAGCAATAATAATAGGCAGTGTGAGAAAATACAATTGGATACCTACCAAAATCAAGAAATCCAATACGACCATCACGTAATAGCCATAAGTTACCAGCATGTACATCTGCGTGGAAAGTTTCACATGCCATCAAACTACCAAACCTGTACAAATATTCGCACACAAAAATTATTGAATTTCATATATCAGCATATCACGGGGGACATGAACTAGCGTAAGTAACAACAAAATACTACAATTTTTACCATACCATACGTTCAGGGCAGTTATTAGACTGGTTTCGGGACTTGAAACAAGAGAACTTATCGAGTCTAAGTCAGTAAGTGGAACTCCATATAGTCTCTCCATTGTAAGAACTTTTTTGGTACTGCATTCTGGATATACTTTAGGAGCCGTAGCCTGCCTGGTAAGGCCCATTGATTCTAGGTATCTTCTGAAGGACTCTATGTTTTCAGCTTCTTTCTTAAAGTCCACTTCTTCAAGCATTGATACTCTTATGTCATTCACAATGGCAACCTATTAAATGGATTCtagtattaaaatgaattattttaCTACCCCAACAACAGAGTATTTACACCAGACAAAGAAGAAACATATATCGACTCGATATAACAGATCCAGAAAAGAACTCTAAGACAATGCTTCTACCGGGTTAAGGGTATGTTTGGTAAAACTAGCTAGTAGTTGGTAGCTAGTAGCTAATAGTTGATAAACAGTAGTTGTTAGCTTTTTAGATGTATTTAGATGTTTGACAGAGTAGCTGGAACTGTTAAAAAAAGAGTAATTTGACAAAAATCTAGGAGTTTATTCTCAAACGCTAGTTCTAGTAGCTTCTAGTTTTTCCCTTCCGTCTAAAAGATTTAAGCTCTTTTAACAAAACAAAGCTTTTTATAATATAAGAACTTTTTCATAAAAGCTATAAGCACCTAAAAGCTCCTTACCAAACATAccttaaaattattataatattttttttgtaGGTTTGTTATAAAACTAGCCATTATTCCACAAAATAGAGTGTAACTCATTGTATATGTGATATTCAAGGGTAATAAACAAGAAAATGAGTTACTAAAACATGAAAAAGATGACCCTTTTAGCTGCAATGAGGATAGAATTACCAGGTCATAGAACATCTTAAGTGAGAAAATTATATAATCATTATCAGTTAGCAACTGAACAACGGAGCAAAATCTGATTCATTATAAtgttaaaaagatagttttaaatTTTCAATTTTTCAAAGTCATACCAGTGACGCACGACTCAGCTCAGGGTTCAAAAACTCTACAATGCGAGCAACGACATAAATGAAGTTCAGATCTGCAACTAATACATCTTCAATTCCAGGTTTTAGAACCTTTATTACTACATCCGCTTGCGATCCTTTAAGCCTTGCTGCATGTACCTAGAGATCACATTTCCCAAAATATTACATAAACTTATAGACATATAATAGTAATATTACAATCTAACATAAAGCAATATTGACCTGTGCTATTGAGGCAGATGCAAGTGGTGTAGGATCAACATACTCATAGATACTATCTATTGGGCCCGCTAGTTCCTCACGCAAAATACTCTTTATCTCGTCAAAAGGAACAACCGGAGCTCTATCAAAACAATACTGAAACTCTTCCACATATTCTTGTGGAAACAATGTTGGAGCTGATGCAATAAACTACAAGTAAAAAGGTAAATattagtatattattagtattattataaactgCTGATGGTCGAATGTGACATGATAAAATCAATTGAAAGATACATGAACTCACCTGACCTAATTTGATATAAGTAGCCCCCAAGCGTTCAAACAACTTCCGAAGGTAAAGTGGCGACAACAATCCAAGCTGTAGCTGTGACGGTATTCCGTTAGGTGAATTTCTCGACTGCAATACATTCCACCATCATTCTCATTTAGTTACACATAATGAGCTATATAATTACAAATCCAAAGCTGTTATATACGACTTCTGGTAAAAACGAGAACTACAAAACGTACATACCTGCGATAATTCGGTTAGCCACTCGCTTCCTACACCAACAACCGCTTGAACACCTTGCGCCAGCCTTAAAGCTCCACGAGGACCAGTATTGATAGACGTCTGTACAATATCCTCTACAAGCTTTGGCAGATTCTGGATACTGTCTGCATCACCATACAGTTACAATAAATATAATGTTAATGAAACTGTAAATACATAAACTATAGCTGATGTAACTACCTTGAAGACGCGATGTAAATAGATCTTGTGCTTGTGTTGATTGTGATTCTGAGTACCTTGCATAAAGCCTAAACCTATTAGATCGATGATTCAGGTTCTTTGAGCTGATCAATATGCTCGTAACCGGCAACTGAGAACGAAAATtcaaaatttaatttaaaaaaccGTTAATAAACTAAACAAAGTATTGCAATTAATACAAATTATTGTGCTAAATGTTACTAATGTATATAATTACAGTTACAGTATAAGTAGGAACGTAGAGTATGGTTAGTACCTGAGACTGGTGTGGAAAAAGAGTGACGCTACGGCTATGGACAAACCCTCTGAAAACTGAAACAGACGCCATGGATAAATTCAATTTGGTCTTCaaaattgattataaatgattgtgGATTCCGTTTTTGTTGCGGTAAAGTGATTGCTACGTCACCTTACCTTAATTGTAATACGATCAGTGCCTCTAAAACTGGAATTGGGGAAAAATGTAAGTACTCTGAAAAAGTGTCGTTTTTGTAAAAGAAACTTGCGAAAACCATTTTGCCACGCGTCTTTATCCTATTGGCTGTCTTTAACTGCTAGAGGAGAATTTTTTATAAGATAGGTCGCATGACTGATGCTCATCGTATAAACCTGATTTTTATTTAAGTCGATTTTTCGGGATCCGGATGTGACTTAAACACCTTCGCGATCATATACCACGCACCACGTGCTTTTAAGGGAAACCCGAATCACATTGCAAGAACCTAATCCTTAAACCATCTCGAAGGCGGACgaggtttgaatcctgaatggatcgaGAAGAAAATCTCCCTGGAATCAATTTGGAGCTCCATATTTCAGGAAGATTGATGAATAGGATGGGCAGGGCGAGACTCGAATAGTGGTGCGGTTAGACCTTTGAAGGTAATGCGCGGCTGGTACATGTGTGTCACTCTGATTTGTTGTGGTTGACAGTGATTCAGTTGAATTGACTGGTTGAGTTTCTGGTGGTAGGCTACGGTTGGGTGGAACCTCCATTTCCCTTTTTACGTCGTATTCCTCACTTTCATAATTAAGTTAGTGTTCGTCAACTTTGGAGGTAGCTAGTTGCTCGTAGTTCTCTCGTAACTAGCTTAATGAGATCGTAGTTACTTTCATATGAAGATTTTTTCTATCAATGGCGGTGGCCCTGCCGAGTTTGAGCCATGACAGTTTATCGATATGTGTGCAACGGTAGTGAAAGGTGTTTGAGTGATGGTTTCAACCGTTGTAAATTCCGGTTGGGTTTGGTTTAGGTTGGGTGTCTCCATTGACGAGGTGGTACGTGATTGTAATCGACCATGGTGTCGGTTTAGTACTTTTTTAAACAAAGTATGTATTTGTGTATGTCCCACGGATGACGTCAATTGTTTGTACACTTTCCGGCGAGTCTTACCGAAGAGACAAGGCTAGGCACGAAAGAGTTGTTGTTCGACCATGTTCGAACCTCAGGAGTTGTTGTGGTACACTATCAACAACCATTAACGGACCTAAGGATCTTGTTCGACAATGTTGAAGTATACAAATCACTATCACAAATATATTTGGTGACTAAAGATTTTGTTTAGTCAAATACTTCGTACGGATCGTCCAACACGATAACATATTGTAGCAACTACAACATACATATCTCATTTAACTCCATAAACTTCCATAAATAAGTTGCTGTAACACTTTTTGCCACATATTTCTAATCACGTTTATATAATAAATTCGATCATCGCAATCAATCTTCAATTGAGGGAGAAGAGTACGGGGAATTAGCAGCGGAACTAGAATGAAACCCTTCATCAATTTTACGTTGATTCTTGTTCGGACAATCAAATTCACAACGACATCGAACTAGGTTTTTGCATCCTCCATAAGATGTAAGTCCATATATTGACATGCATAAACGTATACATGACAACTTCTCACATAAAAATAGAAAATGAGTTTCAGTACAAACACCCGGTGGTAGGTCTTCGTCCATCAACACCTTTGTACCTACAAATTAAAAAATATGAATATAACTTTGGTTATTACCATAACAACATAATTTTCAAAAAGTAATTCACTTTAATCAACAAATCGCAAGGTTGATAGTTAATTATTTTAAGGTGGTGATTTTATAGTATAAATTTTTATTTGTGCATCACCCTTATGTATAAATATCTTAGTGGTGTGAATAAAAAAACAAGAGTATGAAATCAACAACAAATCACTTTATCATTAACAAATCACTTTATCATTGATGATTTTATATTgactaccttttttttttttttaaagcaaagtaatatttttattaatattaaagtttatACACGGAGGTGTGCCCACCTCAAAAACACGAAATACACATCTAACTACACTAGAAGGATGCTAAGTTAGTAGCCTAAATAAGGGTAGTTAGACAATCACGATTACACTTTGACGTTCACGAAAGAAATACTTGCGGATTATGTCGCCAATTATGCCAATCGATCTCCTTTGCTTTGCATCTTCTTGAAATCCAATCATAAGCGGTAACTTGAATTTCACAAAGAGCATTCGGAGCGGTCCAACATTTGTTCTTAAACACCGATTGATTTCGATTCTTCCAAATTAGATAGCCACTCGTCCAAATTACCGCTTGTAATATCTTTGCACTAATACCCGAGGCGTTCGAACCAAAACCTTCGCTAAAAAGATCCATAATGCTAGCATTCGCGATACCATTAAGACCCCGCGAATCAAATATCTTCGACCACACCTCCATGGATTTATCACAAAAAATAAGTGAGTGGTCAACCGTCTCAATATCGCCATCACAAATGGGGCATCGAACCGAGTTGAGGTCAATGCCTCGTTTGTCAAGCTCTATCAAGACAGGTAACCGCTTTTTCCTTAATCTCCACACAAAAATCTCTATTTTTTTGGAACCAAATTGTTCCTGATTGTCTCGCATACGTTGGTACCTGCAATAAGTGATCGGTTATCAATAATATCTGCAAGAATCCCCGTAGCGAACCCGTTGTTGTTGTTCAACTTCCATCCCCAAAAGTCTTGTTTCTCTGTATTGATTATCACCGACGAAATCAAATCACGCAGGCCCGCTGCTTCATTTGCTGTTCTGCCCATCGGCTCTCGGCTCCAACTCCACGTACCATTGCAGTTAAACCCGTTCCAACCCACTCGATCGATCACTTTTGCATTCGGATCCTCCTCCAACCTGAAAAGTCTCAGGAATTTTTCCTTCAGCGGTACATCTGTGAGCCAGCAATCTGACCAAAAACCCGTGTCTGCTCCATCGCCTATAACCTTGGAAAAAGAATTTTGGAAATTGATGCCGAAGGCATCGATGTGTTTCCCTGTCTCGATAATATTAGCCCAACAAGAGTAACGAATTGGGCCAGAGGAAAGCCCACCCGAATCTAAACCCCCCGAAATATCAAAAATGCTTTTAACAACCTTAACCCACAAAgcgtgaaatgacccgttcatatacattataaacgattcacaatagttgatttcatcgcgaggtacttgacctctatatgatatattttacaaacattgcattcgtttttaaatgacaaactttcttcacatcaaaagttgacaggcatgcatatcatttcataatatatccaactataattgacttaataataatcttgatgaattcaacgactcgaatgcaacgtcttttgaaatatgtcatgaatgactccaagtagtatctctaaaatgagcaaatgcacagcggaagatttctttaatacctgagaataaacatgctttaaagtgtcaaccaaaaggttggtgagttcattagtttaacataaataattatttccatcattttaatagatcacaagaatttcatttccagttctcataaatatacgtcccatgcatagagacaaaaatcattcatatggtgaacacctggtaaccgacattaacaagatgcatataagaatatcccctatcattccgggaaatccttcggacatgatataaaacaacatcgaagtactaaagcatccggtactttggatgtggttcgttaggcccaatagatctatctttaggattcgcgtcaattaggcgtgcactaattctcaaaattagtgatgttccctaattcttaggctaccaagcaaaaatgggcatattcggcttcgatcattcaaccatataatgtagtttcgattacttgtgtctatttcgtaaaacatttataaaaattgcgcatgtattctcagcccaaaaatataaagggtaaaaaggcaaatgaaactcaccatactgtattttgtagtaaaaatacatataacgtcatttaacaagtgtagggttgacctcgaatttacgaacctatatcaattgtatatctattaatatacatagttgtaatcgaacaaatatatataaatttattagttgtatcctttttatattaatattatatatatgttatttatgtaattgtagttatataaaatttatactaaattttcatttaaaatcataaatttatattatatcttaaattatgtgttatatatgtttattttatatatatatatcctaaattataattatattagtatctatatatatatatatatatatatatatatatatatatatatatatttagtattatattaaaaatacctaatttgttatatgtagtattttataatgttaatatgtttttcatatagttttGTGGAATCTCAATATAATTATAGTGTATAAAAAAATGTGTTTCTAtgtataagatatttatttattaaaaatgatagttttggtaaaaaaaaatagtcatagtaataataataatgattatattaataatgataatatcagtaatttttaatataatgaataatttaataataataatgatgataataataattcttgatgttaatacttaatgcctattaacaataataattataacaatattttCACGAGTGGTAATCTAAatagtaatatttaataataataataataataataataataataataataataataataataataataataataataataataataataataataataaaagagttcaACCTTTAAAAGGCTTTCTAAAAAGAAACTGCTCCAGTCGagactcgaactcatgacctcccgctcacaccgCAGCACCCTTAACCATCCAACTATTTCCGTTTTTACTAAATTATAaccctaaataatatatataacgtatatctctcTGTTTCTCCttaaatctttttcttcttcacaagACAAGTTGTCCAGAGTACATACTAAATCATAACAGCGAATTTTATCATCTATCTTCATTAAATcagtatcatcatcatcctaatcactttcataatcataatcataatcttaattataatcacAATCTTAATCATATCATCACCCTCATTATTTTCGTTCATAACCGTCATCATTTTCTCTTAATCATCTCGGTATTCCTGAGcatcatataaataattatattgttgTGATTGTTTGGAAACATAAACACACGCATCACCAGTTAACGAATTCACTATCTCTGCAATTAACTTCTCGGCCCAATTAATAAAACAAAACACAAGCCCAACAAAATGAAACCCACATAAGTGATTACATGGATCCATAAACAAACAGCCCAACCAACGATATTTTGATTGTTACGGCCCAATCAGGATCAATTGAAGGTTCGGTGTACCAGATCAGCAACAACAAACACAATCACTTACATTTACTTTATGTATTTTATTATTGTAATTACACATCACCTCAAATTCCATTGTCGACCATAAAGATTATAAAACATCCACCTTTGTTTTTAATATGCTTTTAACTTTCTCTTTATCTCCATTTCATTGTAAAAGTTTGGAAGAAAAGGTATGTGCAGCTGCAGTTTCTTCCATTTGTTCTCGGTTCCATTTTGTGTAGTACATCGTGCAGAAGTGAAACGGCCCATAGCTGGGTAAACGGGCAGCAGTAGAAACGAGTATTCATTAGGTGGTGGTTATTGTTTGATGGCCAACAAAGTAGCAGAAGTTATCGATTTACATCAAAAAGAACGGTTAATAATTTAGCTGTAACAACTGTCCCTTCGAAACAGAAATCAAAGAACAAGAAAGAAGAAAGATGGTGGGTTTCGTTTTTGTTAAACCGAAGGCGGTGGTTATAAtttaagagagagagaagagagggtGGTGTTTGATTGTTAACATGGAAAACAAGAAGGAACGATTAATGATGGTTTCGATTGTCTTACTCGTTTCATATAAAAACAAGacgaagaaagaagaaaaagaaagcgATGATAGTGTTGGTTGATAATAATAAACACGAATGAAAGATAGCAGGTGGTGTTGAGGTTTCATATAACTCATgtgagtgtatatatatacatatataattaaatagaTAACGATAGATAATGTTGATGAATTCATTGTGATTGTAAGAGTGTTTGAAAATGGTAATTGATAATGTAAAGTCGTTGGATATCTTTTACAATTGGTGTTGATCGTTTTATTGAAAAATTGAAATCTGACACATATTATTCGTTCGggtacataaaatatataaaaaaaattaaaagatgaACTTGATGTGTAACTGAATTTGGATTATGTTAATGACTGATTCCTGGTTCATACAATATTAgaatttgaagaatcaattaagcaCAGTTTGAAAGTGA
Proteins encoded in this region:
- the LOC139861313 gene encoding uncharacterized aarF domain-containing protein kinase At5g05200, chloroplastic, which encodes MASVSVFRGFVHSRSVTLFPHQSQLPVTSILISSKNLNHRSNRFRLYARYSESQSTQAQDLFTSRLQDSIQNLPKLVEDIVQTSINTGPRGALRLAQGVQAVVGVGSEWLTELSQSRNSPNGIPSQLQLGLLSPLYLRKLFERLGATYIKLGQFIASAPTLFPQEYVEEFQYCFDRAPVVPFDEIKSILREELAGPIDSIYEYVDPTPLASASIAQVHAARLKGSQADVVIKVLKPGIEDVLVADLNFIYVVARIVEFLNPELSRASLVAIVNDIRVSMLEEVDFKKEAENIESFRRYLESMGLTRQATAPKVYPECSTKKVLTMERLYGVPLTDLDSISSLVSSPETSLITALNVWFGSLMACETFHADVHAGNLWLLRDGRIGFLDFGIVGRISPQTWGAMEAFLGSIAIEDYETMASALIQMGATSTNVDFRALAKDLEKIFSSIQDLDTEIVVATTTRASTNATAVSANLVVDERQMNALFLDVVRVSESYGLKFPREFALLMKQLLYFDRYTRLLAPNMNMLQDQRITIASNRRTDYRNSF